In Vigna unguiculata cultivar IT97K-499-35 chromosome 3, ASM411807v1, whole genome shotgun sequence, a single genomic region encodes these proteins:
- the LOC114178553 gene encoding ubiquitin carboxyl-terminal hydrolase 4: MGAAGSKLEKALGDQFPEGERYFGLENFGNTCYCNSVLQALYFCVPFREQLLEYYGNNKSILDGEENLLTCLADLFSQISSQKKKTGVVAPKRFVQRLKKQNELFRSYMHQDAHEFLNFLLNELVDILEKESQAVKAADQETSPPSEKAVNGPKNGQANGVHKEPLVTWVHKNFQGILTNETRCLQCETVTARDETFLDLSLDIEQNSSITSCLKNFSSTETLNAEDKFFCDKCCSLQEAQKRMKIKKPPHILVIHLKRFKYMEQLGRYKKLSYRVVFPLELKLSNTVEDADIEYSLFAVVVHVGSGPNHGHYVSLVKSHNHWLFFDDENVEMIDESAVQTFFGSSQEYSSNTDHGYILFYESLGSGNRN; this comes from the exons ATGGGTGCTGCGGGCTCCAAGCTTGAGAAGGCTCTTGGCGACCAATTCCCCGAAGGAGAACGTTACTTCGGCCTTGAGAATTTCGGCAACACTTGTTACTGCAACAGCGTCTTGCAG GCACTATACTTTTGTGTTCCTTTTCGTGAACAATTACTGGAGTATTATGGAAATAACAAAAGCATACTGGATGGGGAAGAAAATCTTTTGACGTGCTTGGCGGATTTGTTTTCACAG ATAAGTTCCCAGAAGAAAAAGACTGGTGTTGTTGCTCCCAAACGATTTGTACAGAGGCTGAAAAAACAGAACGAACTCTTCCGTAGCTATATGCACCAG GATGCCCATGAATTCTTGAACTTTTTGCTGAATGAACTTGTTGACATTCTTGAGAAAGAGAGTCAAGCTGTAAAAGCTGCTGATCAGGAGACCTCACCACCTTCCGAAAAGGCTGTTAATGGCCCCAAGAATGGTCAAGCTAATGGTGTTCACAAAGAGCCATTAGTTACTTGGGTACACAAAAATTTTCAG GGAATACTCACCAATGAGACAAGGTGCTTGCAATGTGAAACAGTGACAGCTCGAGATGAAACATTTTTAGACTTGAGTCTTGATATTGAGCAGAACAGCTCAATTACAAGCTGTTTGAAAAATTTCAGTTCCACTGAGACACTGAACGCTGAAGACAAATTCTTTTGTGACAAATGCTGCAG tttGCAAGAAGCTCAGAAGAGGATGAAGATAAAGAAACCACCTCACATCTTGGTCATCCATCTTAAGCGTTTTAAGTACATGGAGCAGCTTGGTCGCTACAAGAAGCTGTCATATCGGGTTGTTTTTCCCCTGGAGCTGAAGCTAAGTAACACTGTTGAAGATGCAGATATAGAGTATTCTCTATTTGCGGTAGTTGTCCATGTTGGGAGTGGGCCCAACCATGGGCATTATGTGAGCCTTGTGAAAAGCCATAACCACTGGTTATTTTTTGATGACGAAAATGTAGAGATGATTGACGAATCTGCTGTGCAGACGTTCTTTGGATCATCACAGGAATATTCAAGTAATACAGATCATGGGTACATTTTGTTCTATGAGAGCCTTGGCTCTGGTAACAGGAATTAG
- the LOC114176327 gene encoding 50S ribosomal protein L29, chloroplastic yields the protein MLSLSVASPSSSTISFLPKPLPFKSSFTGIQLRRTATCSVPLAKRAASVPVVMMTKRAEELKEIRQLSTEQINEEVIDLKGELVMLRLQKSARNEFKSSEFGRMRKRIARMLTVKREREIEEGIGKRLSRKLDKKWKKSIVVRPPPSLKKLREEEAAAEAAEAEKAA from the exons ATGTTGAGTCTCTCTGTGGCTTCACCTTCTTCTTCAACCATAAGCTTTCTCCCGAAGCCGTTGCCGTTCAAATCTTCCTTCACTGGCATTCAGCTCCGTCGCACTGCCACATGCTCCGTTCCACTCGCGAAACGCGCCGCTTCGGTGCCGGTGGTGATGATGACTAAGAGGGCGGAAGAATTGAAGGAAATTAGACAACTCAGCACCGAACAAATCAACGAAGAGGTTATCGACCTTAAGGGAGAGCTTGTCATGCTTCGCCTTCAGAAATCCGCTCGAAACGAGTTCAAGTCCAGTGAATTCGGCCGTATGCGCAAAAGG ATTGCTCGCATGCTTACTGTGAAGAGGGAAAGAGAAATTGAGGAGGGTATCGGTAAGAGGTTGTCCCGAAAGCTTGataaaaaatggaagaaaagcaTTGTTGTAAGACCACCTCCATCTTTAAAGAAGCTTCGGGAGGAAGAAGCAGCAGCAGAAGCTGCAGAGGCTGAAAAGGCTGCGTGA
- the LOC114176013 gene encoding tubulin-folding cofactor C gives MEDETEKQKKHLAMVERLSKRPQSRSTNPESSTESTSSVLSHFSELKTSIEFQLQQSQSLSSDPPNLKLHFQNISESISDLEKLVAQNSYLLPSYDVRTSLKTVSDLRQSLQNLTNQLIPKTRFSFKNKPTKKDPKDTAIPQPKQPPQPSIPDTRLAARESPGFRNKVGEVLVAEFRGSEVGEFAVSDLDSCEVRIIGSVRALFVHRLKNCRVYVGPVTGSVLIEEAEGCVFVMASHQIRIHSARKSDFYLRVRSKPIIEDSNGVRFAPYCLSYPGIEEDLRGAGLDAETGNWENVDDFRWLRAVQSPNWSVLPESERVGIIDVSNLKNGDQEI, from the coding sequence ATGGAAGACGAAACAGAGAAACAGAAGAAGCACTTAGCAATGGTAGAAAGGCTTTCGAAGCGCCCCCAAAGCCGTTCAACAAACCCCGAATCCTCAACTGAATCCACCTCCTCCGTCCTCTCACACTTCTCCGAACTCAAAACCTCCATAGAGTTCCAACTCCAACAATCCCAATCTCTTTCCTCCGATCCACCAAACCTCAAACTCCATTTCCAGAACATCTCCGAATCAATCTCCGATTTGGAAAAACTCGTCGCCCAAAACTCCTACCTCCTACCCTCTTACGACGTTCGAACCTCCCTCAAAACCGTCTCCGACCTAAGACAATCCCTCCAAAACCTCACCAACCAACTCATCCCCAAAACCAGATTCTCCTTCAAGAATAAACCCACCAAGAAGGACCCCAAGGACACCGCTATTCCGCAACCCAAACAACCCCCTCAACCCTCCATTCCCGACACGCGCCTCGCCGCGCGTGAATCTCCCGGCTTCAGAAACAAAGTTGGTGAGGTTTTGGTCGCCGAGTTCAGAGGCTCCGAGGTTGGGGAATTCGCCGTTTCGGATCTCGATTCCTGCGAAGTGAGGATAATAGGTTCCGTTAGGGCGCTTTTCGTACACCGGTTGAAGAATTGTAGGGTTTACGTGGGGCCTGTGACTGGCTCTGTTCTTATCGAGGAAGCTGAGGGTTGCGTCTTCGTGATGGCGTCGCATCAGATTCGGATTCACTCTGCCAGAAAAAGCGATTTCTACCTTAGGGTTAGGAGTAAGCCAATAATCGAGGACAGTAACGGCGTGAGGTTTGCGCCGTATTGTTTGAGTTACCCAGGGATTGAGGAGGATCTTCGCGGCGCCGGTCTCGACGCGGAGACCGGGAACTGGGAAAATGTGGATGATTTCCGGTGGCTGCGGGCGGTGCAGTCTCCGAATTGGTCGGTTTTGCCGGAGAGTGAGAGGGTTGGGATTATTGATGTATCGAATTTGAAAAATGGGGATCAGGAAATTTGA
- the LOC114177404 gene encoding protein SENSITIVE TO PROTON RHIZOTOXICITY 1-like, with translation MPNNINFNNDSLHVSLRNLSQLSTRMDSLQSFVSQSIQSHTLLTHHQMNIVSNEILTAIRHVITNGAALVAASENVLPFSETPNNETNVVELDAMELLAQHLHFCEVCGKGFTRDANLRMHMRAHGDEFKTADALASRARGKTTRFSCPFEGCNRNKTHKKFRPLKSVFCLRNHFKRSHCPKTLSCERCRKKSFAVLSDLRSHMKQCRGEATWKCSCGTTFSRKDKLFGHVALFEGHLPMLQEEKETSAAAAVVAVVEGSVKESDGGLDGLPEGFFDGLDEFGFGSTESSSSPEETSILGFPQII, from the coding sequence ATGCCAAACAACATCAACTTCAACAACGATTCTCTGCATGTTTCCCTTCGCAACCTCTCCCAACTCAGCACACGAATGGATTCGCTTCAGAGCTTTGTCTCCCAATCCATTCAATCCCACACTCTCCTCACGCACCACCAAATGAACATCGTATCCAACGAGATCCTAACCGCAATTCGCCACGTCATCACCAACGGCGCAGCCTTAGTCGCCGCGTCGGAGAACGTGCTTCCCTTCTCGGAGACTCCCAACAACGAAACCAACGTGGTGGAGCTGGACGCGATGGAACTCCTGGCGCAGCACCTCCACTTCTGCGAGGTGTGCGGGAAGGGCTTCACGCGCGACGCCAACCTTAGGATGCACATGCGAGCCCACGGGGACGAGTTCAAGACTGCGGACGCGCTCGCGAGCCGGGCGCGTGGGAAAACGACGCGGTTCTCGTGCCCCTTCGAAGGATGCAACCGCAACAAGACGCACAAGAAGTTCAGGCCGTTGAAGTCGGTGTTCTGTCTGAGGAACCACTTCAAGAGGAGCCACTGTCCCAAAACGCTGTCGTGCGAGCGCTGTCGGAAGAAGAGCTTCGCGGTGCTCTCGGACTTGAGGAGTCACATGAAGCAGTGTCGGGGAGAGGCCACGTGGAAGTGCTCGTGCGGAACCACGTTTTCGCGGAAGGACAAGCTGTTTGGACACGTGGCGCTGTTCGAGGGGCATTTGCCTATGCTTCAAGAGGAGAAGGAGACCTcggcggcggcggcggtggTAGCGGTGGTGGAAGGGTCGGTGAAGGAAAGTGACGGTGGTTTGGATGGGTTACCTGAAGGGTTCTTTGATGGGTTGGATGAATTCGGGTTTGGTTCCACTGAAAGCTCCTCTTCACCGGAAGAAACTTCGATTTTGGGTTTCccacaaataatttaa